One segment of Macaca fascicularis isolate 582-1 chromosome 2, T2T-MFA8v1.1 DNA contains the following:
- the COLQ gene encoding acetylcholinesterase collagenic tail peptide isoform X3: MTGSSFSLAHLLIISGLLCYSAGCLALPGLDQKKRGGHKACCLLTPPPPPLFPPPFFRGGRSPLLSPDMKNLILELETSQSPCMQGSLGSPGPPGPQGPPGLPGKTGPKGEKGELGRPGRKGRPGPPGVPGMPGPIGWPGPEGPRGEKGDLGMMGLPGSRGPMGSKGYPGSRGEKGSRGEKGDLGPKGEKGFPGFPGMLGQKGEMGPKGEPGIAGHRGPTGRPGKRGKQGQKGDSGVMGPPGKPGPSGQPGRPGPPGPPGPPSAGQLIMGPKGERGFPGPPGRCLCGPTMNVNNPSYGESVYGPSSPRVPVIFVVNNQEELERLNTQNAIAFRRDQRSLYFKDSLGWLPIQLTPFYPVDYTADQRGTCGDGLLQPGEECDDGNSDVGDDCIRCHRAYCGDGHRHEGVEDCDGSDFGYLTCETYLPGSYGDLRCTQYCYIDSTPCRYFT; this comes from the exons CCCTTCCTGGCCTGGATCAGAAGAAGCGTGGTGGCCACAAAGCATGCTGCCTGCTGACACCCCCTCCACCACCACTGTTCCCACCACCATTCTTCAGAGGTGGCCGAAGTCCG CTTCTCTCCCCAGACATGAAGAATCTCATCCTGGAACTGGAGACCTCGCAGTCCCCGTGCATGCAAGGCTCGCTAGGCTCCCCTGGGCCTCCCGGCCCCCAG GGTCCACCGGGGCTTCCTGGCAAGACAGGACCAAAGGGAGAAAAG GGGGAGCTTGGCCGACCAGGAAGGAAG GGTAGACCTGGCCCCCCAGGTGTTCCTGGCATGCCTGGGCCCATCGGTTGGCCAGGCCCTGAAGGACCCAGG GGTGAAAAAGGTGACCTGGGTATGATGGGCTTGCCAGGGTCAAGAGGACCAATGGGCTCCAAG GGCTACCCTGGATCCAGAGGGGAAAAG GGATCCAGAGGTGAAAAGGGTGACTTGGGTCCCAAAGGAGAAAAG GGTTTCCCAGGATTTCCTGGAATGTTGGGGCAGAAA ggTGAAATGGGTCCAAAAGGTGAACCTGGGATAGCAGGACACCGAGGACCCACGGGAAGACCAGGAAAACGAGGCAAGCAG GGACAGAAAGGGGATAGTGGAGTTATGGGCCCACCCGGCAAGCCTGGGCCTTCTGGTCAACCTGGCCGTCCAGGCCCCCCAGGGCCCCCAGGCCCCCCATCTGCAG GACAACTTATAATGGGACCCAAAGGGGAAAGAGGATTTCCCGGGCCTCCAGGAAGATGTCTTTGTGGACCCACTATGAATGTGAATAACCCTTCCTACGGGGAATCCGTGTATGGGCCCAGTTCCCCGCGAGTTCCTGTG ATTTTTGTGGTCAACAACCAGGAGGAGCTTGAGAGGCTGAACACCCAAAATGCCATTGCCTTTCGCAGAGACCAGAGATCTCTGTACTTCAAGGACAGCCTTGGCTGGCTCCCCATCCAG CTGACCCCTTTCTATCCTGTGGATTACACTGCAGACCAGCGCGGCACCTGCGGGGATGGACTCCTGCAGCCCGGGGAGGAGTGTGACGATGGTAACAGCGATGTGGGTGACGACTGCATCC GCTGTCACCGTGCCTACTGTGGAGATGGTCACCGGCATGAGGGTGTGGAGGACTGTGACGGCTCTGACTTTGGCTACCTGACGTGCGAGACCTATCTCCCTGG GTCATATGGAGACCTGCGATGCACCCAGTACTGCTACATCGACTCCACGCCCTGCCGCTACTTCACCTGA
- the COLQ gene encoding acetylcholinesterase collagenic tail peptide isoform X9 gives MLPADTPSTTTVPTTILQRWPKSDMKNLILELETSQSPCMQGSLGSPGPPGPQGPPGLPGKTGPKGEKGEKGDLGMMGLPGSRGPMGSKGYPGSRGEKGSRGEKGDLGPKGEKGFPGFPGMLGQKGEMGPKGEPGIAGHRGPTGRPGKRGKQIFVVNNQEELERLNTQNAIAFRRDQRSLYFKDSLGWLPIQLTPFYPVDYTADQRGTCGDGLLQPGEECDDGNSDVGDDCIRCHRAYCGDGHRHEGVEDCDGSDFGYLTCETYLPGSYGDLRCTQYCYIDSTPCRYFT, from the exons ATGCTGCCTGCTGACACCCCCTCCACCACCACTGTTCCCACCACCATTCTTCAGAGGTGGCCGAAGTCCG ACATGAAGAATCTCATCCTGGAACTGGAGACCTCGCAGTCCCCGTGCATGCAAGGCTCGCTAGGCTCCCCTGGGCCTCCCGGCCCCCAG GGTCCACCGGGGCTTCCTGGCAAGACAGGACCAAAGGGAGAAAAG GGTGAAAAAGGTGACCTGGGTATGATGGGCTTGCCAGGGTCAAGAGGACCAATGGGCTCCAAG GGCTACCCTGGATCCAGAGGGGAAAAG GGATCCAGAGGTGAAAAGGGTGACTTGGGTCCCAAAGGAGAAAAG GGTTTCCCAGGATTTCCTGGAATGTTGGGGCAGAAA ggTGAAATGGGTCCAAAAGGTGAACCTGGGATAGCAGGACACCGAGGACCCACGGGAAGACCAGGAAAACGAGGCAAGCAG ATTTTTGTGGTCAACAACCAGGAGGAGCTTGAGAGGCTGAACACCCAAAATGCCATTGCCTTTCGCAGAGACCAGAGATCTCTGTACTTCAAGGACAGCCTTGGCTGGCTCCCCATCCAG CTGACCCCTTTCTATCCTGTGGATTACACTGCAGACCAGCGCGGCACCTGCGGGGATGGACTCCTGCAGCCCGGGGAGGAGTGTGACGATGGTAACAGCGATGTGGGTGACGACTGCATCC GCTGTCACCGTGCCTACTGTGGAGATGGTCACCGGCATGAGGGTGTGGAGGACTGTGACGGCTCTGACTTTGGCTACCTGACGTGCGAGACCTATCTCCCTGG GTCATATGGAGACCTGCGATGCACCCAGTACTGCTACATCGACTCCACGCCCTGCCGCTACTTCACCTGA
- the COLQ gene encoding acetylcholinesterase collagenic tail peptide isoform X7 has protein sequence MKNLILELETSQSPCMQGSLGSPGPPGPQGPPGLPGKTGPKGEKGELGRPGRKGRPGPPGVPGMPGPIGWPGPEGPRGEKGDLGMMGLPGSRGPMGSKGYPGSRGEKGSRGEKGDLGPKGEKGFPGFPGMLGQKGEMGPKGEPGIAGHRGPTGRPGKRGKQGQKGDSGVMGPPGKPGPSGQPGRPGPPGPPGPPSAGQLIMGPKGERGFPGPPGRCLCGPTMNVNNPSYGESVYGPSSPRVPVIFVVNNQEELERLNTQNAIAFRRDQRSLYFKDSLGWLPIQLTPFYPVDYTADQRGTCGDGLLQPGEECDDGNSDVGDDCIRCHRAYCGDGHRHEGVEDCDGSDFGYLTCETYLPGSYGDLRCTQYCYIDSTPCRYFT, from the exons ATGAAGAATCTCATCCTGGAACTGGAGACCTCGCAGTCCCCGTGCATGCAAGGCTCGCTAGGCTCCCCTGGGCCTCCCGGCCCCCAG GGTCCACCGGGGCTTCCTGGCAAGACAGGACCAAAGGGAGAAAAG GGGGAGCTTGGCCGACCAGGAAGGAAG GGTAGACCTGGCCCCCCAGGTGTTCCTGGCATGCCTGGGCCCATCGGTTGGCCAGGCCCTGAAGGACCCAGG GGTGAAAAAGGTGACCTGGGTATGATGGGCTTGCCAGGGTCAAGAGGACCAATGGGCTCCAAG GGCTACCCTGGATCCAGAGGGGAAAAG GGATCCAGAGGTGAAAAGGGTGACTTGGGTCCCAAAGGAGAAAAG GGTTTCCCAGGATTTCCTGGAATGTTGGGGCAGAAA ggTGAAATGGGTCCAAAAGGTGAACCTGGGATAGCAGGACACCGAGGACCCACGGGAAGACCAGGAAAACGAGGCAAGCAG GGACAGAAAGGGGATAGTGGAGTTATGGGCCCACCCGGCAAGCCTGGGCCTTCTGGTCAACCTGGCCGTCCAGGCCCCCCAGGGCCCCCAGGCCCCCCATCTGCAG GACAACTTATAATGGGACCCAAAGGGGAAAGAGGATTTCCCGGGCCTCCAGGAAGATGTCTTTGTGGACCCACTATGAATGTGAATAACCCTTCCTACGGGGAATCCGTGTATGGGCCCAGTTCCCCGCGAGTTCCTGTG ATTTTTGTGGTCAACAACCAGGAGGAGCTTGAGAGGCTGAACACCCAAAATGCCATTGCCTTTCGCAGAGACCAGAGATCTCTGTACTTCAAGGACAGCCTTGGCTGGCTCCCCATCCAG CTGACCCCTTTCTATCCTGTGGATTACACTGCAGACCAGCGCGGCACCTGCGGGGATGGACTCCTGCAGCCCGGGGAGGAGTGTGACGATGGTAACAGCGATGTGGGTGACGACTGCATCC GCTGTCACCGTGCCTACTGTGGAGATGGTCACCGGCATGAGGGTGTGGAGGACTGTGACGGCTCTGACTTTGGCTACCTGACGTGCGAGACCTATCTCCCTGG GTCATATGGAGACCTGCGATGCACCCAGTACTGCTACATCGACTCCACGCCCTGCCGCTACTTCACCTGA
- the COLQ gene encoding acetylcholinesterase collagenic tail peptide isoform X2: MVVLNPMTLGIYLQLFFLSIVSQPTFINSVLPISAALPGLDQKKRGGHKACCLLTPPPPPLFPPPFFRGGRSPLLSPDMKNLILELETSQSPCMQGSLGSPGPPGPQGPPGLPGKTGPKGEKGELGRPGRKGRPGPPGVPGMPGPIGWPGPEGPRGEKGDLGMMGLPGSRGPMGSKGYPGSRGEKGSRGEKGDLGPKGEKGFPGFPGMLGQKGEMGPKGEPGIAGHRGPTGRPGKRGKQGQKGDSGVMGPPGKPGPSGQPGRPGPPGPPGPPSAGQLIMGPKGERGFPGPPGRCLCGPTMNVNNPSYGESVYGPSSPRVPVIFVVNNQEELERLNTQNAIAFRRDQRSLYFKDSLGWLPIQLTPFYPVDYTADQRGTCGDGLLQPGEECDDGNSDVGDDCIRCHRAYCGDGHRHEGVEDCDGSDFGYLTCETYLPGSYGDLRCTQYCYIDSTPCRYFT; encoded by the exons CCCTTCCTGGCCTGGATCAGAAGAAGCGTGGTGGCCACAAAGCATGCTGCCTGCTGACACCCCCTCCACCACCACTGTTCCCACCACCATTCTTCAGAGGTGGCCGAAGTCCG CTTCTCTCCCCAGACATGAAGAATCTCATCCTGGAACTGGAGACCTCGCAGTCCCCGTGCATGCAAGGCTCGCTAGGCTCCCCTGGGCCTCCCGGCCCCCAG GGTCCACCGGGGCTTCCTGGCAAGACAGGACCAAAGGGAGAAAAG GGGGAGCTTGGCCGACCAGGAAGGAAG GGTAGACCTGGCCCCCCAGGTGTTCCTGGCATGCCTGGGCCCATCGGTTGGCCAGGCCCTGAAGGACCCAGG GGTGAAAAAGGTGACCTGGGTATGATGGGCTTGCCAGGGTCAAGAGGACCAATGGGCTCCAAG GGCTACCCTGGATCCAGAGGGGAAAAG GGATCCAGAGGTGAAAAGGGTGACTTGGGTCCCAAAGGAGAAAAG GGTTTCCCAGGATTTCCTGGAATGTTGGGGCAGAAA ggTGAAATGGGTCCAAAAGGTGAACCTGGGATAGCAGGACACCGAGGACCCACGGGAAGACCAGGAAAACGAGGCAAGCAG GGACAGAAAGGGGATAGTGGAGTTATGGGCCCACCCGGCAAGCCTGGGCCTTCTGGTCAACCTGGCCGTCCAGGCCCCCCAGGGCCCCCAGGCCCCCCATCTGCAG GACAACTTATAATGGGACCCAAAGGGGAAAGAGGATTTCCCGGGCCTCCAGGAAGATGTCTTTGTGGACCCACTATGAATGTGAATAACCCTTCCTACGGGGAATCCGTGTATGGGCCCAGTTCCCCGCGAGTTCCTGTG ATTTTTGTGGTCAACAACCAGGAGGAGCTTGAGAGGCTGAACACCCAAAATGCCATTGCCTTTCGCAGAGACCAGAGATCTCTGTACTTCAAGGACAGCCTTGGCTGGCTCCCCATCCAG CTGACCCCTTTCTATCCTGTGGATTACACTGCAGACCAGCGCGGCACCTGCGGGGATGGACTCCTGCAGCCCGGGGAGGAGTGTGACGATGGTAACAGCGATGTGGGTGACGACTGCATCC GCTGTCACCGTGCCTACTGTGGAGATGGTCACCGGCATGAGGGTGTGGAGGACTGTGACGGCTCTGACTTTGGCTACCTGACGTGCGAGACCTATCTCCCTGG GTCATATGGAGACCTGCGATGCACCCAGTACTGCTACATCGACTCCACGCCCTGCCGCTACTTCACCTGA
- the COLQ gene encoding acetylcholinesterase collagenic tail peptide isoform X8 has protein sequence MVVLNPMTLGIYLQLFFLSIVSQPTFINSVLPISAALPGLDQKKRGGHKACCLLTPPPPPLFPPPFFRGGRSPLLSPDMKNLILELETSQSPCMQGSLGSPGPPGPQGPPGLPGKTGPKGEKGELGRPGRKGRPGPPGVPGMPGPIGWPGPEGPRGEKGDLGMMGLPGSRGPMGSKGYPGSRGEKGSRGEKGDLGPKGEKGFPGFPGMLGQKGEMGPKGEPGIAGHRGPTGRPGKRGKQIFVVNNQEELERLNTQNAIAFRRDQRSLYFKDSLGWLPIQLTPFYPVDYTADQRGTCGDGLLQPGEECDDGNSDVGDDCIRCHRAYCGDGHRHEGVEDCDGSDFGYLTCETYLPGSYGDLRCTQYCYIDSTPCRYFT, from the exons CCCTTCCTGGCCTGGATCAGAAGAAGCGTGGTGGCCACAAAGCATGCTGCCTGCTGACACCCCCTCCACCACCACTGTTCCCACCACCATTCTTCAGAGGTGGCCGAAGTCCG CTTCTCTCCCCAGACATGAAGAATCTCATCCTGGAACTGGAGACCTCGCAGTCCCCGTGCATGCAAGGCTCGCTAGGCTCCCCTGGGCCTCCCGGCCCCCAG GGTCCACCGGGGCTTCCTGGCAAGACAGGACCAAAGGGAGAAAAG GGGGAGCTTGGCCGACCAGGAAGGAAG GGTAGACCTGGCCCCCCAGGTGTTCCTGGCATGCCTGGGCCCATCGGTTGGCCAGGCCCTGAAGGACCCAGG GGTGAAAAAGGTGACCTGGGTATGATGGGCTTGCCAGGGTCAAGAGGACCAATGGGCTCCAAG GGCTACCCTGGATCCAGAGGGGAAAAG GGATCCAGAGGTGAAAAGGGTGACTTGGGTCCCAAAGGAGAAAAG GGTTTCCCAGGATTTCCTGGAATGTTGGGGCAGAAA ggTGAAATGGGTCCAAAAGGTGAACCTGGGATAGCAGGACACCGAGGACCCACGGGAAGACCAGGAAAACGAGGCAAGCAG ATTTTTGTGGTCAACAACCAGGAGGAGCTTGAGAGGCTGAACACCCAAAATGCCATTGCCTTTCGCAGAGACCAGAGATCTCTGTACTTCAAGGACAGCCTTGGCTGGCTCCCCATCCAG CTGACCCCTTTCTATCCTGTGGATTACACTGCAGACCAGCGCGGCACCTGCGGGGATGGACTCCTGCAGCCCGGGGAGGAGTGTGACGATGGTAACAGCGATGTGGGTGACGACTGCATCC GCTGTCACCGTGCCTACTGTGGAGATGGTCACCGGCATGAGGGTGTGGAGGACTGTGACGGCTCTGACTTTGGCTACCTGACGTGCGAGACCTATCTCCCTGG GTCATATGGAGACCTGCGATGCACCCAGTACTGCTACATCGACTCCACGCCCTGCCGCTACTTCACCTGA
- the COLQ gene encoding acetylcholinesterase collagenic tail peptide isoform X6 — MLPADTPSTTTVPTTILQRWPKSDMKNLILELETSQSPCMQGSLGSPGPPGPQGPPGLPGKTGPKGEKGELGRPGRKGRPGPPGVPGMPGPIGWPGPEGPRGEKGDLGMMGLPGSRGPMGSKGYPGSRGEKGSRGEKGDLGPKGEKGFPGFPGMLGQKGEMGPKGEPGIAGHRGPTGRPGKRGKQGQKGDSGVMGPPGKPGPSGQPGRPGPPGPPGPPSAGQLIMGPKGERGFPGPPGRCLCGPTMNVNNPSYGESVYGPSSPRVPVIFVVNNQEELERLNTQNAIAFRRDQRSLYFKDSLGWLPIQLTPFYPVDYTADQRGTCGDGLLQPGEECDDGNSDVGDDCIRCHRAYCGDGHRHEGVEDCDGSDFGYLTCETYLPGSYGDLRCTQYCYIDSTPCRYFT; from the exons ATGCTGCCTGCTGACACCCCCTCCACCACCACTGTTCCCACCACCATTCTTCAGAGGTGGCCGAAGTCCG ACATGAAGAATCTCATCCTGGAACTGGAGACCTCGCAGTCCCCGTGCATGCAAGGCTCGCTAGGCTCCCCTGGGCCTCCCGGCCCCCAG GGTCCACCGGGGCTTCCTGGCAAGACAGGACCAAAGGGAGAAAAG GGGGAGCTTGGCCGACCAGGAAGGAAG GGTAGACCTGGCCCCCCAGGTGTTCCTGGCATGCCTGGGCCCATCGGTTGGCCAGGCCCTGAAGGACCCAGG GGTGAAAAAGGTGACCTGGGTATGATGGGCTTGCCAGGGTCAAGAGGACCAATGGGCTCCAAG GGCTACCCTGGATCCAGAGGGGAAAAG GGATCCAGAGGTGAAAAGGGTGACTTGGGTCCCAAAGGAGAAAAG GGTTTCCCAGGATTTCCTGGAATGTTGGGGCAGAAA ggTGAAATGGGTCCAAAAGGTGAACCTGGGATAGCAGGACACCGAGGACCCACGGGAAGACCAGGAAAACGAGGCAAGCAG GGACAGAAAGGGGATAGTGGAGTTATGGGCCCACCCGGCAAGCCTGGGCCTTCTGGTCAACCTGGCCGTCCAGGCCCCCCAGGGCCCCCAGGCCCCCCATCTGCAG GACAACTTATAATGGGACCCAAAGGGGAAAGAGGATTTCCCGGGCCTCCAGGAAGATGTCTTTGTGGACCCACTATGAATGTGAATAACCCTTCCTACGGGGAATCCGTGTATGGGCCCAGTTCCCCGCGAGTTCCTGTG ATTTTTGTGGTCAACAACCAGGAGGAGCTTGAGAGGCTGAACACCCAAAATGCCATTGCCTTTCGCAGAGACCAGAGATCTCTGTACTTCAAGGACAGCCTTGGCTGGCTCCCCATCCAG CTGACCCCTTTCTATCCTGTGGATTACACTGCAGACCAGCGCGGCACCTGCGGGGATGGACTCCTGCAGCCCGGGGAGGAGTGTGACGATGGTAACAGCGATGTGGGTGACGACTGCATCC GCTGTCACCGTGCCTACTGTGGAGATGGTCACCGGCATGAGGGTGTGGAGGACTGTGACGGCTCTGACTTTGGCTACCTGACGTGCGAGACCTATCTCCCTGG GTCATATGGAGACCTGCGATGCACCCAGTACTGCTACATCGACTCCACGCCCTGCCGCTACTTCACCTGA
- the COLQ gene encoding acetylcholinesterase collagenic tail peptide isoform X5 yields MVVLNPMTLGIYLQLFFLSIVSQPTFINSVLPISAALPGLDQKKRGGHKACCLLTPPPPPLFPPPFFRGGRSPLLSPDMKNLILELETSQSPCMQGSLGSPGPPGPQGPPGLPGKTGPKGEKGELGRPGRKGRPGPPGVPGMPGPIGWPGPEGPRGEKGDLGMMGLPGSRGPMGSKGYPGSRGEKGSRGEKGDLGPKGEKGFPGFPGMLGQKGEMGPKGEPGIAGHRGPTGRPGKRGKQGQKGDSGVMGPPGKPGPSGQPGRPGPPGPPGPPSAGQLIMGPKGERGFPGPPGRCLCGPTMNVNNPSYGESVYGPSSPRVPVIFVVNNQEELERLNTQNAIAFRRDQRSLYFKDSLGWLPIQTSAAPAGMDSCSPGRSVTMVTAMWVTTASAVTVPTVEMVTGMRVWRTVTALTLAT; encoded by the exons CCCTTCCTGGCCTGGATCAGAAGAAGCGTGGTGGCCACAAAGCATGCTGCCTGCTGACACCCCCTCCACCACCACTGTTCCCACCACCATTCTTCAGAGGTGGCCGAAGTCCG CTTCTCTCCCCAGACATGAAGAATCTCATCCTGGAACTGGAGACCTCGCAGTCCCCGTGCATGCAAGGCTCGCTAGGCTCCCCTGGGCCTCCCGGCCCCCAG GGTCCACCGGGGCTTCCTGGCAAGACAGGACCAAAGGGAGAAAAG GGGGAGCTTGGCCGACCAGGAAGGAAG GGTAGACCTGGCCCCCCAGGTGTTCCTGGCATGCCTGGGCCCATCGGTTGGCCAGGCCCTGAAGGACCCAGG GGTGAAAAAGGTGACCTGGGTATGATGGGCTTGCCAGGGTCAAGAGGACCAATGGGCTCCAAG GGCTACCCTGGATCCAGAGGGGAAAAG GGATCCAGAGGTGAAAAGGGTGACTTGGGTCCCAAAGGAGAAAAG GGTTTCCCAGGATTTCCTGGAATGTTGGGGCAGAAA ggTGAAATGGGTCCAAAAGGTGAACCTGGGATAGCAGGACACCGAGGACCCACGGGAAGACCAGGAAAACGAGGCAAGCAG GGACAGAAAGGGGATAGTGGAGTTATGGGCCCACCCGGCAAGCCTGGGCCTTCTGGTCAACCTGGCCGTCCAGGCCCCCCAGGGCCCCCAGGCCCCCCATCTGCAG GACAACTTATAATGGGACCCAAAGGGGAAAGAGGATTTCCCGGGCCTCCAGGAAGATGTCTTTGTGGACCCACTATGAATGTGAATAACCCTTCCTACGGGGAATCCGTGTATGGGCCCAGTTCCCCGCGAGTTCCTGTG ATTTTTGTGGTCAACAACCAGGAGGAGCTTGAGAGGCTGAACACCCAAAATGCCATTGCCTTTCGCAGAGACCAGAGATCTCTGTACTTCAAGGACAGCCTTGGCTGGCTCCCCATCCAG ACCAGCGCGGCACCTGCGGGGATGGACTCCTGCAGCCCGGGGAGGAGTGTGACGATGGTAACAGCGATGTGGGTGACGACTGCATCC GCTGTCACCGTGCCTACTGTGGAGATGGTCACCGGCATGAGGGTGTGGAGGACTGTGACGGCTCTGACTTTGGCTACCTGA
- the COLQ gene encoding acetylcholinesterase collagenic tail peptide isoform X4, translating to MVVLNPMTLGIYLQLFFLSIVSQPTFINSVLPISAALPGLDQKKRGGHKACCLLTPPPPPLFPPPFFRGGRSPLLSPDMKNLILELETSQSPCMQGSLGSPGPPGPQGPPGLPGKTGPKGEKGELGRPGRKGRPGPPGVPGMPGPIGWPGPEGPRGEKGDLGMMGLPGSRGPMGSKGYPGSRGEKGSRGEKGDLGPKGEKGFPGFPGMLGQKGEMGPKGEPGIAGHRGPTGRPGKRGKQGQKGDSGVMGPPGKPGPSGQPGRPGPPGPPGPPSAGQLIMGPKGERGFPGPPGRCLCGPTMNVNNPSYGESVYGPSSPRVPVIFVVNNQEELERLNTQNAIAFRRDQRSLYFKDSLGWLPIQLTPFYPVDYTADQRGTCGDGLLQPGEECDDGCHRAYCGDGHRHEGVEDCDGSDFGYLTCETYLPGSYGDLRCTQYCYIDSTPCRYFT from the exons CCCTTCCTGGCCTGGATCAGAAGAAGCGTGGTGGCCACAAAGCATGCTGCCTGCTGACACCCCCTCCACCACCACTGTTCCCACCACCATTCTTCAGAGGTGGCCGAAGTCCG CTTCTCTCCCCAGACATGAAGAATCTCATCCTGGAACTGGAGACCTCGCAGTCCCCGTGCATGCAAGGCTCGCTAGGCTCCCCTGGGCCTCCCGGCCCCCAG GGTCCACCGGGGCTTCCTGGCAAGACAGGACCAAAGGGAGAAAAG GGGGAGCTTGGCCGACCAGGAAGGAAG GGTAGACCTGGCCCCCCAGGTGTTCCTGGCATGCCTGGGCCCATCGGTTGGCCAGGCCCTGAAGGACCCAGG GGTGAAAAAGGTGACCTGGGTATGATGGGCTTGCCAGGGTCAAGAGGACCAATGGGCTCCAAG GGCTACCCTGGATCCAGAGGGGAAAAG GGATCCAGAGGTGAAAAGGGTGACTTGGGTCCCAAAGGAGAAAAG GGTTTCCCAGGATTTCCTGGAATGTTGGGGCAGAAA ggTGAAATGGGTCCAAAAGGTGAACCTGGGATAGCAGGACACCGAGGACCCACGGGAAGACCAGGAAAACGAGGCAAGCAG GGACAGAAAGGGGATAGTGGAGTTATGGGCCCACCCGGCAAGCCTGGGCCTTCTGGTCAACCTGGCCGTCCAGGCCCCCCAGGGCCCCCAGGCCCCCCATCTGCAG GACAACTTATAATGGGACCCAAAGGGGAAAGAGGATTTCCCGGGCCTCCAGGAAGATGTCTTTGTGGACCCACTATGAATGTGAATAACCCTTCCTACGGGGAATCCGTGTATGGGCCCAGTTCCCCGCGAGTTCCTGTG ATTTTTGTGGTCAACAACCAGGAGGAGCTTGAGAGGCTGAACACCCAAAATGCCATTGCCTTTCGCAGAGACCAGAGATCTCTGTACTTCAAGGACAGCCTTGGCTGGCTCCCCATCCAG CTGACCCCTTTCTATCCTGTGGATTACACTGCAGACCAGCGCGGCACCTGCGGGGATGGACTCCTGCAGCCCGGGGAGGAGTGTGACGATG GCTGTCACCGTGCCTACTGTGGAGATGGTCACCGGCATGAGGGTGTGGAGGACTGTGACGGCTCTGACTTTGGCTACCTGACGTGCGAGACCTATCTCCCTGG GTCATATGGAGACCTGCGATGCACCCAGTACTGCTACATCGACTCCACGCCCTGCCGCTACTTCACCTGA